Proteins from a single region of Numenius arquata chromosome Z, bNumArq3.hap1.1, whole genome shotgun sequence:
- the LOC141477573 gene encoding V-type proton ATPase subunit S1-like protein, whose product MERNAALGFLLLFLYVGFAVSVEQMVATVDGSSRAFSDQDSLQRNGRRYDGGVKPKFNVNHVAITQVVSYNLSRKGQWERASWRPFTHSHYSPLNVTVNGIPCILFWAKRIMIKFENHTQLDLTEKTFGVHATVDVGDSNCSEDNAMLSLKFGDVGNLKGLVIRFLLTTSYYELSVQNWFSLHRLQLLYNHSIQATFNATRIHAPSSYSYHCEHVSSLQRYDALLIPSSADDLSKLWEVTFTDFQIQGFNIQEGHFAYAKDCASFFSPAILMGLVMSLILLLVLAYALHMLIHLKSLDRHYECKASPAYFAQMKDSDIGDEKEPLRSSGNESYELRNQDFCKIYI is encoded by the exons ATGGAAAGAAACGCTGCCCTTGGattcctgctgctgtttctgtatgTGGGATTTGCGGTGTCTGTGGAGCAAATGGTAGCGACGGTGGATGGCAG tTCACGTGCGTTTTCAGATCAAGATTCTCTGCAAAGAAAtg GTCGACGTTATGACGGTGGTGTGAAGCCAAAATTTAATGTAAATCATGTAGCAATTACACAG GTTGTCAGCTACAACTTGAGCAGGAAAGGACAGTGGGAAAGAGCATCCTGGAGGCCGTTCACCCACAGCCACTACAGCCCTCTCAACGTCACAGTTAATGGCATCCCCTGCATTCTCTTCTGGGCCAAGAGGATCATGATCAAGTTTGAAAACCACACACAGCTGGATTTGACGGAGAAGACATTTGGTGTCCATGCAACAGTGGATGTTGGAGATTCAAACTGCAGTGAAGACAATGCAAT GCTTTCTCTGAAGTTTGGTGACGTTGGCAACCTAAAGGGACTTGTTATTAG ATTCTTATTAACGACCAGCTATTACGAGCTGTCTGTTCAGAACTGGTTCAGTTTACACAGACTGCAACTTCTTTACAACCACTCCATACAAGCAACGTTTAATGCAACCAGAATACACGCACCGTCAAGTTACTCCTACCACTGTGAACATGTGAGCAGCTTGCAGAGATACGATGCACTTCTCATACCCAGCTCTGCAGATGACCTTTCAAAGCTTTGGGAAGTCACTTTTACTGATTTCCAG ATTCAAGGTTTTAACATTCAAGAAGGACATTTTGCCTATGCAAAAGACTGTGCGTCCTTTTTCTCTCCAGCAATACTTATGGGATTGGTTATGTCGCTGATTCTGCTACTGGTTCTTGCCTATGCTCTTCATATGTTGATCCATCTGAAATCTCTTGACAGGCACTATGAATGCAAAGCTTCTCCTGCCTATTTTGCACAGATGAAAGACAGTGACATAGGAGATGAGAAAGAGCCACTGAGAAGCAGTGGAAATGAGTCCTATGAACTTAGAAACCAAGATTTCTGTAAAATCTACATTTAG